A single window of Zea mays cultivar B73 chromosome 10, Zm-B73-REFERENCE-NAM-5.0, whole genome shotgun sequence DNA harbors:
- the LOC103642708 gene encoding calmodulin-binding transcription activator 4 isoform X1 produces the protein MSQSFDINVLREEARSRWLKPSEVYYILQNHERFPITHEAPKKPPSGSLFLYNRRVNRYFRRDGHTWRRKKDGRTVGEAHERLKVGNVDALSCYYAHGEQNPSFQRRCFWMLEPAYEHIVLVQYREVDVVRNYSSQLSNGLPEPLSSLGYPNAICGNQYHSSSSGASECSESHQSYSNLSSVTEVSSYSGNKEYTKNDGGLLSIPEVGHTCLQQNRTDNGNSKNKSGLNIALKKIAEQLSLGEDDDDYIFSNQAHSVGGDNQVKHIQQEGTQKGLSRNIAPSWEDVLQSSSGLPISSIYQQSDVEYQKNSEYHPPERLDSSDLRIQLAAAKKFLLGPEATVDSPSLNSVLRNRANCVTDTISAYDSRFGSSLNPDWQTKTALTFQSNSQGSEITELFDHGHFEHYSREDTTFSLGQTNKFNIREISPEWAFSYEITKVIITGDFLCNPSNLGWAVMFGDSEVPAKVVQPGVLLCHTPLHCSGNLRICITSGNREVCSEFKDFEFRSKPSSSFTDIAPSSRHLKSSEELLILAKFARMLLSGNGNPEVPDGDPQSGQCPKLKMDEGLWDRLIEELKVGCESPLSSVDWILEELLKSKLQKWLSVKLRGFNGTDSISKHDQGIIHLISALGYEWALSSVLSVGVGLNFRDSNGWTALHWAAYFGREKMVAALLAAGASATAVTDPTAQDPVGKTAAFLASEQGHTGLAGYLSEVSLTSYLASLTIEESDVSKGSAEVEAERAVESISQRSVQLHGGTEDELSMKDSLAAVRNAAQAAAHIQNAFRAFSFRKRQQKTARLRDEYGMTQEDIDQLAAASRSYHQAHASNGQFYDKAAVSIQKKYKGWKGRKHFLNMRRNAVKIQAHVRGHQVRKKYRTIVSTVSVLEKVILRWRRKGHGLRGFRAEQQSMVEAIEEDDEEDDDFDDDEAVKIFRRQKVDQAVKEAVSRVLSMVDSTEARMQYRRMLEEFRQATNWKDQMK, from the exons ATGAGCCAGA GTTTTGACATCAACGTACTTCGTGAAGAAGCAAGGAGTCGGTGGTTAAAGCCTTCTGAAGTGTACTATATCTTGCAGAATCACGAGAGGTTCCCGATCACCCATGAGGCACCAAAGAAGCCGCCCa GTGGTTCCCTATTCCTTTACAATCGTCGTGTCAATCGTTATTTCCGGAGAGATGGTCACACATGGCGGCGGAAGAAGGATGGAAGAACTGTTGGAGAGGCTCATGAACGACTGAAG GTTGGAAATGTTGATGCTTTGAGCTGCTATTACGCTCACGGGGAGCAAAATCCAAGTTTCCAGAGACGGTGTTTCTGGATGCTGGAACC TGCATACGAACACATTGTGCTGGTACAATATAGAGAGGTTGATGTG GTTAGAAATTATTCATCACAACTGTCAAATGGCCTCCCAGAACCTCTTTCATCCTTGGGATATCCAAATGCCATCTGTGGAAACCAATACCACAGCTCCTCTTCTGGCGCTAGCGAGTGTAGTGAGTCCCATCAGAGCTATTCTAATTTGAGTTCTGTAACTGAAGTAAGTTCCTATTCCGGTAACAAAGAGTACACCAAAAATGATGGCGGTTTACTGAGCATACCGGAGGTTGGACACACTTGTCTGCAACAAAATCGGACTGATAATGGTAACTCGAAAAATAAATCTGGGCTTAATATTGCTTTAAAGAAGATAGCTGAGCAGTTAAGTTTGGGTGAAGATGATGATGACTATATTTTCTCAAATCAAGCTCATTCTGTGGGAG GCGACAACCAAGTAAAACATATTCAACAAGAAGGAACACAGAAAGGTTTAAGTAGGAATATAGCGCCATCATGGGAAGATGTACTGCAGTCCAGTTCAGGTTTACCAATTTCATCCATATACCAG CAATCGGATGTCGAGTATCAGAAAAATTCAGAATACCATCCACCAGAACGCCTGGACAGCAGTGATTTACGCATACAACTTGCTGCTGCTAAAAAGTTTCTTTTAGGACCAGAAGCCACCGTTGACTCACCATCTTTGAACTCTGTGCTGAGAAATAGAGCGAACTGTGTAACTGATACTATTTCAGCTTATGACAGTAGATTTGGAAGCTCTCTGAACCCAGATTGGCAAACAAAAACAGCATTAACATTTCAAAGCAATTCTCAGGGCTCTGAAATAACGGAGTTGTTTGACCATGGTCATTTTGAACACTACTCCAGAGAAGATACAACATTTTCTTTAGGACAGACAAACAAGTTTAATATTCGTGAGATCTCTCCAGAATGGGCATTTTCATATGAGATCACCAAG GTCATCATTACTGGAGATTTTCTATGTAATCCATCGAATTTGGGTTGGGCTGTGATGTTTGGTGATAGTGAGGTACCTGCTAAAGTAGTCCAGCCAGGTGTTCTTCTCTGCCACACGCCACTGCACTGCAGTGGAAATCTCAGAATCTGCATTACTTCGGGAAACAGAGAAGTTTGCAGTGAATTCAAAGACTTTGAGTTCCGCTCAAAACCCTCTTCTAGTTTCACAGACATCGCACCATCTTCTAGACATCTGAAATCCAGTGAAGAGTTACTAATTCTTGCAAAATTTGCTAGAATGCTTTTGTCTGGGAATGGAAACCCTGAAGTTCCAGATGGTGATCCCCAATCTGGACAGTGTCCAAAACTTAAGATGGATGAAGGGCTCTGGGATAGGTTGATTGAAGAACTCAAAGTAGGGTGTGAAAGTCCATTAAGCTCGGTTGATTGGATTTTGGAGGAACTGCTGAAAAGTAAATTACAAAAGTGGTTATCTGTGAAGCTCAGAGGATTCAATGGAACGGATTCTATATCCAAGCATGACCAGGGTATTATACACTTAATCTCTGCCCTAGGCTATGAGTGGGCATTGTCTTCAGTTCTCAGTGTTGGTGTTGGTCTAAATTTTCGTGATTCAAATGGATGGACTGCTCTTCATTGGGCTGCTTATTTTGGAag GGAAAAGATGGTTGCTGCACTTCTTGCTGCTGGTGCATCGGCAACAGCAGTTACTGATCCCACTGCACAAGACCCAGTGGGTAAAACAGCAGCTTTCCTGGCTTCTGAACAAGGGCATACGGGCCTTGCAGGCTATCTTTCAGAAGTGTCGCTGACGAGCTATCTTGCATCACTCACTATAGAAGAAAGTGATGTCTCAAAAGGATCAGCTGAAGTTGAAGCAGAGAGAGCTGTGGAAAGCATATCTCAGAGGAGTGTCCAGCTGCATGGTGGCACAGAAGATGAGCTCTCAATGAAGGACTCTTTGGCAGCAGTGAGGAATGCAGCGCAAGCAGCAGCTCACATCCAGAATGCTTTCCGTGCCTTTTCTTTCAGGAAAAGACAGCAGAAGACTGCTCGACTTAGGGATGAATATGGAATGACCCAAGAGGATATAGATCAACTTGCCGCTGCATCAAGGTCCTACCACCAAGCTCATGCTTCGAATGGTCAGTTTTATGATAAAGCAGCTGTTTCAATTCAGAAGAAATACAAAGGTTGGAAAGGTCGCAAACATTTTCTCAACATGAGAAGAAATGCAGTTAAAATACAG GCTCATGTAAGAGGccatcaagtgagaaagaaataCAGAACAATTGTAAGCACTGTCAGTGTGCTAGAGAAAGTAATACTTAGGTGGCGCCGTAAAGGTCATGGCCTCCGTGGCTTCCGAGCTGAGCAGCAATCAATGGTCGAAGCAatagaggaagatgatgaggaggatgatgacttCGATGATGACGAAGCAGTCAAGATCTTTCGCCGGCAGAAGGTCGATCAAGCTGTAAAGGAGGCTGTGTCAAGAGTGTTGTCCATGGTAGACTCTACAGAAGCGAGGATGCAATACCGGCGAATGCTTGAGGAATTTCGCCAGGCAACT AATTGGAAGGATCAAATGAAGTAA
- the LOC103642708 gene encoding calmodulin-binding transcription activator 4 isoform X2, producing MLEPAYEHIVLVQYREVDVVRNYSSQLSNGLPEPLSSLGYPNAICGNQYHSSSSGASECSESHQSYSNLSSVTEVSSYSGNKEYTKNDGGLLSIPEVGHTCLQQNRTDNGNSKNKSGLNIALKKIAEQLSLGEDDDDYIFSNQAHSVGGDNQVKHIQQEGTQKGLSRNIAPSWEDVLQSSSGLPISSIYQQSDVEYQKNSEYHPPERLDSSDLRIQLAAAKKFLLGPEATVDSPSLNSVLRNRANCVTDTISAYDSRFGSSLNPDWQTKTALTFQSNSQGSEITELFDHGHFEHYSREDTTFSLGQTNKFNIREISPEWAFSYEITKVIITGDFLCNPSNLGWAVMFGDSEVPAKVVQPGVLLCHTPLHCSGNLRICITSGNREVCSEFKDFEFRSKPSSSFTDIAPSSRHLKSSEELLILAKFARMLLSGNGNPEVPDGDPQSGQCPKLKMDEGLWDRLIEELKVGCESPLSSVDWILEELLKSKLQKWLSVKLRGFNGTDSISKHDQGIIHLISALGYEWALSSVLSVGVGLNFRDSNGWTALHWAAYFGREKMVAALLAAGASATAVTDPTAQDPVGKTAAFLASEQGHTGLAGYLSEVSLTSYLASLTIEESDVSKGSAEVEAERAVESISQRSVQLHGGTEDELSMKDSLAAVRNAAQAAAHIQNAFRAFSFRKRQQKTARLRDEYGMTQEDIDQLAAASRSYHQAHASNGQFYDKAAVSIQKKYKGWKGRKHFLNMRRNAVKIQAHVRGHQVRKKYRTIVSTVSVLEKVILRWRRKGHGLRGFRAEQQSMVEAIEEDDEEDDDFDDDEAVKIFRRQKVDQAVKEAVSRVLSMVDSTEARMQYRRMLEEFRQATNWKDQMK from the exons ATGCTGGAACC TGCATACGAACACATTGTGCTGGTACAATATAGAGAGGTTGATGTG GTTAGAAATTATTCATCACAACTGTCAAATGGCCTCCCAGAACCTCTTTCATCCTTGGGATATCCAAATGCCATCTGTGGAAACCAATACCACAGCTCCTCTTCTGGCGCTAGCGAGTGTAGTGAGTCCCATCAGAGCTATTCTAATTTGAGTTCTGTAACTGAAGTAAGTTCCTATTCCGGTAACAAAGAGTACACCAAAAATGATGGCGGTTTACTGAGCATACCGGAGGTTGGACACACTTGTCTGCAACAAAATCGGACTGATAATGGTAACTCGAAAAATAAATCTGGGCTTAATATTGCTTTAAAGAAGATAGCTGAGCAGTTAAGTTTGGGTGAAGATGATGATGACTATATTTTCTCAAATCAAGCTCATTCTGTGGGAG GCGACAACCAAGTAAAACATATTCAACAAGAAGGAACACAGAAAGGTTTAAGTAGGAATATAGCGCCATCATGGGAAGATGTACTGCAGTCCAGTTCAGGTTTACCAATTTCATCCATATACCAG CAATCGGATGTCGAGTATCAGAAAAATTCAGAATACCATCCACCAGAACGCCTGGACAGCAGTGATTTACGCATACAACTTGCTGCTGCTAAAAAGTTTCTTTTAGGACCAGAAGCCACCGTTGACTCACCATCTTTGAACTCTGTGCTGAGAAATAGAGCGAACTGTGTAACTGATACTATTTCAGCTTATGACAGTAGATTTGGAAGCTCTCTGAACCCAGATTGGCAAACAAAAACAGCATTAACATTTCAAAGCAATTCTCAGGGCTCTGAAATAACGGAGTTGTTTGACCATGGTCATTTTGAACACTACTCCAGAGAAGATACAACATTTTCTTTAGGACAGACAAACAAGTTTAATATTCGTGAGATCTCTCCAGAATGGGCATTTTCATATGAGATCACCAAG GTCATCATTACTGGAGATTTTCTATGTAATCCATCGAATTTGGGTTGGGCTGTGATGTTTGGTGATAGTGAGGTACCTGCTAAAGTAGTCCAGCCAGGTGTTCTTCTCTGCCACACGCCACTGCACTGCAGTGGAAATCTCAGAATCTGCATTACTTCGGGAAACAGAGAAGTTTGCAGTGAATTCAAAGACTTTGAGTTCCGCTCAAAACCCTCTTCTAGTTTCACAGACATCGCACCATCTTCTAGACATCTGAAATCCAGTGAAGAGTTACTAATTCTTGCAAAATTTGCTAGAATGCTTTTGTCTGGGAATGGAAACCCTGAAGTTCCAGATGGTGATCCCCAATCTGGACAGTGTCCAAAACTTAAGATGGATGAAGGGCTCTGGGATAGGTTGATTGAAGAACTCAAAGTAGGGTGTGAAAGTCCATTAAGCTCGGTTGATTGGATTTTGGAGGAACTGCTGAAAAGTAAATTACAAAAGTGGTTATCTGTGAAGCTCAGAGGATTCAATGGAACGGATTCTATATCCAAGCATGACCAGGGTATTATACACTTAATCTCTGCCCTAGGCTATGAGTGGGCATTGTCTTCAGTTCTCAGTGTTGGTGTTGGTCTAAATTTTCGTGATTCAAATGGATGGACTGCTCTTCATTGGGCTGCTTATTTTGGAag GGAAAAGATGGTTGCTGCACTTCTTGCTGCTGGTGCATCGGCAACAGCAGTTACTGATCCCACTGCACAAGACCCAGTGGGTAAAACAGCAGCTTTCCTGGCTTCTGAACAAGGGCATACGGGCCTTGCAGGCTATCTTTCAGAAGTGTCGCTGACGAGCTATCTTGCATCACTCACTATAGAAGAAAGTGATGTCTCAAAAGGATCAGCTGAAGTTGAAGCAGAGAGAGCTGTGGAAAGCATATCTCAGAGGAGTGTCCAGCTGCATGGTGGCACAGAAGATGAGCTCTCAATGAAGGACTCTTTGGCAGCAGTGAGGAATGCAGCGCAAGCAGCAGCTCACATCCAGAATGCTTTCCGTGCCTTTTCTTTCAGGAAAAGACAGCAGAAGACTGCTCGACTTAGGGATGAATATGGAATGACCCAAGAGGATATAGATCAACTTGCCGCTGCATCAAGGTCCTACCACCAAGCTCATGCTTCGAATGGTCAGTTTTATGATAAAGCAGCTGTTTCAATTCAGAAGAAATACAAAGGTTGGAAAGGTCGCAAACATTTTCTCAACATGAGAAGAAATGCAGTTAAAATACAG GCTCATGTAAGAGGccatcaagtgagaaagaaataCAGAACAATTGTAAGCACTGTCAGTGTGCTAGAGAAAGTAATACTTAGGTGGCGCCGTAAAGGTCATGGCCTCCGTGGCTTCCGAGCTGAGCAGCAATCAATGGTCGAAGCAatagaggaagatgatgaggaggatgatgacttCGATGATGACGAAGCAGTCAAGATCTTTCGCCGGCAGAAGGTCGATCAAGCTGTAAAGGAGGCTGTGTCAAGAGTGTTGTCCATGGTAGACTCTACAGAAGCGAGGATGCAATACCGGCGAATGCTTGAGGAATTTCGCCAGGCAACT AATTGGAAGGATCAAATGAAGTAA